Below is a genomic region from Henckelia pumila isolate YLH828 chromosome 3, ASM3356847v2, whole genome shotgun sequence.
taTCTTGTGATTTGCTGATTCTTCTTGAATTATCACATGAAAACCATTTGTCACTTTCACCTCTGAATGTCAATATGGCAGTTGCAGATTTTCAATCATCCCTACTGACCTTTTTTTCCCATTCTTGCACAGTGGCTCGTTTCGTTTATTTTCTGGAGAAGAAAAACACACAGATGCAAGTGAGTACCTCTTTGTTTTACTATCCGACATACCCTTACATTGTGCTGCTTCAGCTTTTCGATTTTTGTGTAAATTACCCTTATATCCATTATGTTTGCTTTTCCTTATTTATGTTACTCGATAGCTGCAAATCATATACAATAGCAGGGTCATGTATTCTCGTAAGGTCAGAGCTAAAATGTAATATGAGGAAAATGCTAAAATGTATTTTCAGTGTGATATCTATCATTTGTCCACATTTGCGAGATCTTTATATGAAAAAAAACAATAGCTGTCATCATTGGTGGCCACTAAATAAGAACTAATTGTTAGTAGAATTCGTTTAACCAGAAACTACTTATTTCGTATGTCCAAATATACAAATGTTGAGCCCTGGGTGTCACAAAGAGGACAGGTTGGTGGCAGTTTTTTGTTGCAGTCAGTGATTGATCCTCTTATCATTTTAGGTATTCATTCGGGCTGTCAGTCAACAATGCGGGCTTGTTAATGCTGCTGGATCGAAGTCCACGTGTGGGGCAATGGAGATCAATATCGAGCAGATAAATGCCCTCTATCAGTCATTGACATCGATGCCCCTGAATTTGTACTCTTGAGTGATTTTGATTGCCGTTTTATGCTTCACATGTCTCATGCTTTCGCTGGCTTCCTCATGGATGTGGGTTGGGTTTGCGTTTATCTTATGCTGGTGTGATTACCTTTATCGTGGATTGCATATTTTAGATCCTTCCGGTTCCGGGCATCATTGTCATTTGAGTTTGTTGAATTTAGTTCGAGGCATGTGTGTAGTTAGTTTCCTTGTGCATATTACAGGTTTATGTATGAATTCCCAGTCAACAAAGTGCTCCATTTTATTTGTTACCTTTTGGTGAAGATTTTTGGTGTTCCAATATGCATATAGTACCTTCCTGCTTGGTCTAGGTTCCAATTTTATCTGCTGGCTATACAAACTGATAAGAAGCGCGTGAAAACTTGACTATTTGGCCAGAAGCAACAAAAGTATGTCAAAGTTATGATTGATTGTATCAAATTAGGTTTAATGCTCCTGAGTTTTTTTTAGCTTCAGTATAAAcattacaaaatttaaaaattctttataaaaataaaataataaaatttcttaGACTATCTGAAATTATCCTGTGAAAAAGCCatgagtttatttattttcctcAATGTGAAATATGGCTCGAGTATTATTTCCCCTGCTATAAAATGTATGCATTTGatcttaaattaatttttgtataTTGTTTTAACTATTGTTTAATTCGATACAAAgctatataaaaattaaacacaTTTTATTACAGTTAAACTTTAATTAAGCATATTACATTTCATGTTTTATTATGCTTAATACGTTTTAGAATCTCCATCCAGGTGCATGGTTTTTATAACTTCGAACTTCAGCTGTTTTTGCCAACATCATTTCCAACACAAGTCTGTCTCCCTCGCTAAACACAAGCCCATGCACCACCGTCTGGAAGAGATATGTTGATTATTATCCATCTTAAAATGCACTTTCAGGACAATATTCTAATGACAACGTTTCATTATAAGTGCCCACAATGGATGCGTAGCCATAACAATTTAATACACTAAAGTTATATTAGTTAAAGGAAGATGGTTACTCATAGCCTGCCAAACAGACTTGAATAAATAGCTGTCATTACCCCAAAAAATAGCTCTTCGATTTCAAGATAGGGCAGAATGGAAGAACTATACGAGTCAAATTGAAGCGGAGTACAAGGGTCTTCTTTAAACTTGTAATACAAGATTAACACAAAATGCAAATCGGTCCAGCTACAGGAGGATAAACGTCAATTTCTTCAACCTATACAACTGGTGATACAGAAGCAGTATATGAACCACCACTGTATCTCAATCCTTTTAAAAATGCATTTTGTGTGTGAGGTGAACACGTCGCATAAGGAATATcgaaagagttgctgctttctTGTAATGGTTTGTCTGCTACAGCTTGCTGAGCAGGTTGTTCCTTGGCTATGCCTAGACCAATGTTCAAGCCAATTGACGTGGATTCGGTCACAAAGCTGCATAGCAATCAGAAGGTAATTGAACATCTGGTAATAAGTCACTGTCTGATTCCTTGGGAAATGTATAGGTATAAACTCTTAATGTGATTCATGGGTAAGAAAAGAAAGTTAAATGAGAAATCGGCTCCATGCAATAACTAAATCTCTATCTTTGAGAACATATAGTTTATTCAAGACAATTAAGTAGGGGAACGTCACTACAACTATGATACATTGGTTCTTGCAGAAATAAACCAAAAACTGATGTTAAACGCAGACATAAATAATAACACATTAATTATATCTGACGGACGATGGACCTCATTCATGGTTTCACTTTGCCCTAATGGCTAATGGTGCTCGGATTTTCAAAGAGGAAGTAAAAGGCATTCCAACACTAGGTTATCGCGATAAACTACTGAATTTTGATCTTGTGTAAAAACTGATGGTATACTAGTCCAATTTAATTTCTGAAaatgttatatataataaatgatGAGGAAAAATTGGTGCAAGGTTGTTATTTAAGAATATAACGTTAGCAAAACAGGAACATGAATAAATTTTCAGCCGACTCAAACTCTAACAATGAAATTTTGTATACCTTGCTTGAAAGTCAACCCCATTAGAGCGCATGGCATTGCAGATGCCACAGATCACCCATGGTGGGAGATAGACATCCCTAATATCAATACTATTGCAGATGCCGCTTGATGAATCGCTATAAGGAGCACTATTCATGTCAGATTCCTTTTGCTGTAAAGATATGCAGTCGGCTTTCCTCAGTTGTCTACATCTCACCTGCATAACAGTAGGCGAGACAATTTTATAGATCCAATGGTGAAGATGTCAAGAGCTTCTACAAAAAGTGGCAATTCACTCAGTTTATTGTGTCCTGGTAATTCTCAGTTCATGTGAAACAATTTtaataaaggaaaaaaaaacttaaatattaTCTAACCTCTGAAAATTGCCTTAAATCAACTACAACTTCAATTGAATGATTGCAGGTAATCAATGCTGCTTTACTAATGATAATAAATTTCTATATTTCTTGAGTAAAACCACATATCAGTGGGACCAACCTCTGGAGCAGAAAGAGCAGCATGTTCGAAAGCAACTGGTGAATACAGCATGGGAACATCACCACCAGTCAAAGAGGTCAAAAAGAATCTGCAATCATACCAAACAAGAAATTTTGATGAGAAACACAGAACAAAATGGTTTTCACTTCCCATATCACAAATTCCAGTGCATCTGTCCTTTCGCTGACATATAATAACCAAAATTGACCAGATACTGACCTATAGTTCAAAAGAAAATCATATAATGCATGAATATTCTTGTTCCCGGTAAACATCAGCAAAGATTGTGGACTCTTGTCTATCCCAGTCATGGTCTCCATAGATCGAGCCTAAAGCATAAATTATGGTTATGCACAGCCACAATAATTTTAGTTCAGTCAACAAGTTCTCATCCAATTTATTCACTTCATAGATTGTAAAGGACTGAATGGAGATGTCCAAAATATTTCACTTTCCTAAAGCATAAATCTTAGGATTGAATAGCAGTAAAATTTCGTTGACCACTATAAAAAATGTTTTTGGGGAATGAACAAGAGCAATATCTTTATGGTTCAAAGCTTTTGAACAAACAATGCTGATGCTGATCCCTTGGCAGTGAATTAACAAGCAATCATTATCCTAAAGATGCTTCACCTTTTATCTTGGACCTAAGTTCAGCGGCTACACAAATATGCAAAAGTGAAGATGGATAAATTGCAAACCTGGCCGAGATTATATTTTCTTATCTCAGAAAGTTCAACAAGGTCTTCTGCAGAAGCTTCTTCCACTTTCGTGTGGCAAAGAGGCATTGAGAAACATGCACCCTGCACTCATACCAAAATTCAACAATGAATCTTTCGTGTTGCTGATCAACAATGAAAGACTCTAGCAGAATGAAAATTTGCATAATAAACAGAAAATATCATTAAAATTGTAAGAGACATGAAATGGCAACAGGAAGCACTGAGGAATGTGATACACTGATACTATAGCTACTGAACCTACAAATCCATCCTTTATAAGAAAATAGCCTTACATGTTCTTTTAGAAGCGACCTTAAATTTGTGGTTGATTGCGATACATAGGCCAAGCAAGAGCACTTGGTTTCCTTTGGTCTACAGAGTCCGGTGAACATAACCACAAACTGTTCAGTGCACACTGCAAAAGTTCAAACAATAACCGAAAAATGAACATGATTTTTCTCCTTGACGAGAAAAGTCAAATATAGTAAACTTCAAAAAACCATCTGATCGCAACCTTCAAACTTGTTTAAGATAACAGATATTCCTACCAAATTTGATCATATGACTTTCCTATCTTACATCTATAGTCTTGACAAAGATAATCTCATAACATGAAGGAAAGCAGTTCTGGAGAATTATCAAGCAAATCACCTGTCACTCTTTTAGCAATCTTTACCAGAGTAAAAGTTACTGTGCTTTATTTTAACTGCTTTCATTCGCATTTTATACTCCTTTGTGAAGCAGCAAAATGATGCTGCCGCATAAATTCTTTCAGGTTGACAGGTGATTTGTATGATGTATCTCTAGGATGAAGTATTTATTGAAAGCTTAACAGAAAATAAACTGTGACAAGAAACATTTGAAGCAGATTGACCCCAACAATGACCCTAGCTCTCAATAGATTTAGGGGATGAAACTCATTATGAACCCATGGTGCAGATTTTTCTGAGGATCATGCGACGAAACTGAGGCTAGGCTATAGGAATTTAGAGATAAAGTGGGTTGGAAATGTTTATTCCTAGTTGGTCTATGAAAATTGGAACTGCATGCATATTTGATAGCCAAAAAAGAAATTGTGAGCCATGGAAAACTCAAAACAGACACTTGCCCCATTAACTATAAAATAAGGAACAAGGTCTATTTAAACCATTCATGTGATGAAGAAACAATGAGCATGAAGCATCACAATTAAGAAGTAGAATTCCTGAAAGTGTATACACAAATATTAAAAGAATGCTGCAAAATGTCAATTACCGTAAAATATTTTACACAATTTTTTCCGAAGCATATAGTAAAGACAGCGAAATGAATCCTCCCATGCCTGCTGCCGATTACTCAGGAAGTCCATTTGCCCTTGATAAACAAAATCAACACTAAGATGGGAACATAAAAACAGAAGTTCAAAAAACCAAGGCGAGAGTTTAACAGTGAACCAAGGCGAGAGTTTAACTGCGATACCTCCTGCAGTAGAGGTCAATGCTGCTATAACAGAACGGGGTAGAATTGATTGAGGGTGAATCCAAGAATGAAAAGTTAGTGGATTCCTTGATTGACAGTTAAAGGTAGGCTCAGATGTGCAGCCTGTGCTTTGACTAGTACAACCAACTGATGTAAACTGAGACAAACCATTGGAGAGGCCACAGTTCGTTAACCTATGAAACCTATGGAACCATGAAATAAAGTGGATGAATCCATAAATTGTGGCacacataaaatatttatagctCAGGGAAACAGTTGAGACAATTTCAAAAATGACTTCCAGTCATATTTGCCCCCACAATTGCTTCTTTCCCCACCTAAACGACACAATTTTCATAGAATGAGCAGGAATCTTCATTTCGCTCTCTCTCCCTCAACCGAGGAAAATGGCTTTGATCCCACCCACTACTTGGCTCCTTTAATTCTCTTCAATGCTTAATTTCCCAATTTCGCTCTGACATCAAGGATTCAAGGTTGTAGAAGACTTCCACTGCTTTCTTTTATTGACCCCAAATCAATCTTCTCTCCAGAAGTTCATAACAATAAATTACTAAACTGTTTTATCTGATTGAGAAATGGAAGAAATTTAGTCAGGATTCTGTTCATTTGTTGCTTGCTCTCTGGTTTGCTCTTTCTCATTTATAACTTATATGTTCAGCAACTACTGAGACCTAAACTCTAATTACTCAATTTATTGATTTATTACTTCACCAAACTTTATGCAAATTATTTTGGTGAAAtgcatgtttattatttataatcTTAATTAGTGAACTTAAATTCTTCATTTGGGTTTTATAGTTCATAGTTTAATGATTAGATTGTTTGACATACATCATTTTTTCCTCACTGCGCCTTACTTTTGAGAGGCACTTGTCCAGATTTTTCGTAGTGCACTCTCAATGGTAATGATTTTTTCCCAATTTgggatcaaaataaaaattgaattcCATATCTGAGAGGACCAGATATTAatgcataaaaattaaaaataagtgtTTAGCAAGAATTAACGCGCAGTTTTTCAAGCTGCTTAGCAACCGGAAAGGATCAGTGAAGATGACCAACAATGAGAAAAAGCATCTCAACCAATAGGCATCAATATAACTGATTGCTCAAAGAAATGGCATCATAAATTTTACCAATAAGAACAAGAGCCGACTATTGGTGCATACAAAAaacaattaaacaaaaaaaacatacaGTTTGTTGGCTTGGTTAACATAACAGCATTCAAAACCGCAAACTTTTGATGTCCTTTGCATGTCACCATATTTATTGGAAAATAATAGTCATAAAATTTCTTTTCAGACACAGGCTATTAGCATTATGTATGAGTAAGCAATATCTAGACAGTGTTAAGATTAGCATCAATTGATGCATAGATAAACTCACCAATTCACAGAGGATGTAGATAGTACTCGCATAGTAGTTTTTAGGGTCAAATCCAGAGGAATATTGTCTCCAGGTACATGAAATTCAGAACAAAAGCTTTTTGGCGTAACTTGTCCTATATTATCAACTGAATCAACTAGTTGAGCTGACAGACCATGAGGTTCAGATGAAACTAACCCCTTTAAAGCTTTATCCTGTACATGAAAAAGATTAACAACATTTTTTGATTGAAAATGCTCCACATCTATTTCACGTAGAACTTCATGGTAAAATGTTACCATATCAACAAATGAAGAGCGATTTAACTTATCACCACCCAATGAAAGCTCTCGAACGCTCTGAAAAGTAATTTTGTTACAATTTTTGCTTGTGTTGCTAGCTTGATTTGAGTGGTTTTTGCTACTTCCTGAAGCAACAGTATCATCCACACTTCGAGGAAAcagagaatatatatatattaatcatAAAAGTAATGGCGTTGTCCAACCAATACTGCTAAGTCAAAACAAGAAGTACCTTGAGTTTTGAGTATGATGGTTGCCATTCAAATCCATGGGCTCAACAGAAGCCTTCAGGCTGTCAACATACTCGTTACAAACAGTTTCCTGCCAGTGGTAATGTATATTATGTAAGTAATGATGAGTCCGTAATGCAAGTGAAAAGGGGTATAGCCAAAGTAACCTTAGGATTTTTGTTTCTGGAAAGCAGCTTGAGGATGGTATTGTTTTTAGTGACTGGAAACAGTTCATCCATCCGTGTGTCAACGTATCTAGGTGCTTTAAATGAGTCAGATTTCTTAGACCCAAAATGCTCTCCATCTGCGTTTCTACAGTAACAAGGAATTCAATACTTATGCAAAAAAATCAACAGAAAGCTATCATACCTTTGAAAGAAAATTTACCTCATGGAACAAAGAACTGGAGCTGGATTTTCATCGACAAGCTCCACTATATTCTTTCTCTTCAGTAGCTCTCCCTACCAGAAAGGGGAAAAAGGCATAATTAGTAAAAGTGTTTACTCTGTTACACATAACATCTTGTTAATGCCGATTCCATTCAGCAAATCAAACTTCATATACATCATTCTTTCATTTCACCCTTGTATGTGCAGTCTACATTGCATAAAATATTACCCGCAACTCTGAGGGAGTTTTCCGCTTCAAAGTGGAAGTTGAAATCTTtgaaccaccaccaccaccaccaccaccaccaccaccaccacctccGGATCCACCACCAAGCTGAAGAGAATTCGACGAAAACATTTGACTAGAAGCAGCGAACTTTGTCATCCTCTTCAAATGCAACTTCTATGCTTAAccgaaaaaaatttaatatagtcTACAGATACAAAAGAAGAGAATCGAAACTAAGATAAAAAAGGGTAAAAAATAATCAGCATTCACAAGCAAGACAATTAAGAAGTTCAACCTGGTTCGGATGATCTCTAGTTCTTCGATTTTTCTCCCCCAATTTCCTTCGGCGGAGGAGAGCAGTGTGATGGGACTAGGcatccaattaaattaattaatgaaaaGAGCACTGTGCTGTCTTTTCAActtgttttgaattatttttggtTCCCTCCCCATTTCTGTGCTTACCACTCGCCGTTATCAATATTTTGAAGGGtaaatttgagaaaaaaaacTTTGTCAATTTATTCATTAGGATGCGGCAATCTTGTACATCCAATTTGAGCACGGGACCTACTATGATTCGTAATTGTCacctcaaaattttaaaaaacaaaacttttataaattttttccacaattttaaacctaaaaaataactttttcATGGGTCTCactaatcatttttatacaatTCTTATTAAAtatctatattttaattttaatttttataatataataaaaaaattatcttaaatAATGTTAAATACGTaagataattttataaattaatttttaatatttttatgtaattaattaatctttaatcaaaatttactaacgtaaaataattttattaattattttttaatatttttatttatttaaataatctttaattaaaatttaattactattaaaaaattcatgaatgtattaaataaataagtccaTATCAGAAAtagatttattaaattttatatttttgttttattaatatatagttctaaataatatattaaattacaaagtgttataatataaatatttaataaaaaattatataattaaaatattcataattAATAACAGAGCTTCAATTCATGAATCGCAATCGAACACAACAAATAAAAACcaacataaattaaaatttaaaaaacataAACGTGCACAAGTGACAAAGACCaagataaatttaaaaaacataAATGTACAACCGAAATATTGAATGATAAAGTTGTTCCTCACTAATTGTCTCCGTACTGTGCCCATATGTGTTCGACCAAGTCGGCTCGAAGTTCGTGATGTGCATCTCTGTCACGTAGCTCGCTATAATTCTGGAAGTACTCTCGGAATTCTTGGGTAGATCTCATGACAATTCGTGCTGGTGGAGGAGAGTCTTCATCCTACCAGTTGACTGATTCATCTCCCTCATCCTCAATAATCATGTTGTGAAAAATAATACATGTGTACATGTTATTCCTTAAATCATTCTTGTAATAAGATCGTGCAGGACCTTTAACTATTGCCCAACGAGCTTGGAGCACTCCAAATTCTCGCTCAACGTCCTTCCTTGCAGACTCTTGTctcttcttgaattttcttccTCTTGGGATCCTCGGGGCATGAAAATATCTTGACGAAAGCAGCCCATTCTGGATAGATTCCATCTGTAAGATAATATCCATTTTTATAAGATGTTTCGTTCACTGTGAAATGAACATTCGGAGCATTTTCTTGTAGGACGACATTGAATGGCGGTGATTCGTTAAGAACATTTATATCATTACGTGATCCTGCAACACCAAAAAAAGCATGTCATATCCACAAGTCTGTAGATGCAACCGCTTCGAGAATTATCGTTGGGACACCATAATAACCTCTAGTATATTGTCATTTCCAAGCTACGGGGCAATTTCTTCACTCTCAATGCAGGCAATCAAGGCTGCCCAACATTCCAGGGAAGCCGTGCTTCTCTTCATGCATTTGAAGTAATCGTTGAGTGTCTGCATCATTGGGTCTTCTCAAATATCATGCCCTAAACACATCAATCACGCATTGACAGAAGTTGATCAAATAGTCCAATGTAGTTCTTTCACCCATCCGTATGTACTCATCGAGAGAGTCGTCTAGGCCTGCATATGACAATTGACGAATAGCCGCTGTGCATTTTTGAAGTGGCAACAAACTTTGTCTTCCTACAATGTCTCTCCTCCATCGAAAATAGTCCGAATGATTTGTAAGAGCATCGAATATGCAAAAGAATAACTCTCTGCGCATTCGAAATCGCCTCCAAAATACTTCATCGTGGGAGAAATAATCTTTGACAAGGCGAGAATGACCGTCTTCACGATCCCGATTCACATATCTCCTTGAATTTCTAGATCGTGCATTCCTTTGGATTTTTTGTGTTTGATGTAAAACACTtcattgaaattgaatgaatgtTTTGTAcagaatatatacatatatatatatatatgtaccaaCGTAACTATctaaaaagaaaagagaatcAAAGAGAATAATCCTAATTACATAAAAGATACATCTAAATAATCTAGGTACATTAATATTACactaacccccccccccccctcaaaCTCAAGGTGGGATATTGGAAATCAACTTGAGTTTGCCAAGCAGAACGGTGAATCGGCCAGGGAGATGCTCTTTAGTAAAAATGTCAGCTGTCTGATCCATGGAAGCAATAGGGAGAAGTTGTAAAGTTCCACGTTGTAGATGTTGACGAACAAAATGACaatcattttcaatatttttggtGCGCTCATGAAAAACATCAATATGGGCAATTTGAATGGCACTGCGATTGTCACAATGTAGAACGGTAGTAGTGGAGTGTGTAACACCCATATCTTCAAGTAACCAACGAAGCCAAAGTAATTCAGAGGTAGCACCGGCTAGTGCACGATACTCGAATTCAGTACTAGAGCGAGAGGTgacttttttttcttactccgCCATGAAATGAGTGAGTCACCCAAGAAGAAGCAGTAACCAGTGGTGGAACGACGATCAGTGGGATCACCAGCCCAGTCGGCATCAGTATAGCCACTCAAGATTAAAGAGGAATGAGCTGAGAAATGAAGGCCATGCAGAAGAGTGCCTTTAACATATCGAAGAATGCGAAGAACAACAGTAAAGTGAGATGTCCGAGGGACAGCCATAAACTGACTAACAATGTGTACATCATAGGCAATATCAGGACGAGTCACTGTGAGATAAACTAGACTCCCAACAAGTTGCCGATACAGAGTAGGATCTGCTAGAGGTGTTCCATCAAAAGGAGTTAGCTTAACATTGGTATCCAATGGTGTAGAGGCAGTATTCGAATTAGAGCTGTCAAATGGGGCCAACCCATGGTGGGCCGGGCcggcccaccaaaaacccacctTTTGGCTGGTCGATGGCGGGCCGACCCATCATTCTGGCGGGccgaaaatcctcaacccaacccaacccaaggtgggttgcgggttaggcgggccggcccgcgggttggctaacgacaaataaaaataaataaaaaaaattataattaattataaatatcatttcataaataaatattaataaaaatatattaataaaaatttaaattattgatttcatgtgtgtaaattttatataaagtaattaatacaaaaaaaaattcataacttttattaaaaaaatacatatatcataataaaaataaaaataaattaataatcctCCAGGCCCGCGGGCCAACCCGCGTGGGTCGCGGTCCTtggcgggttggcccatctaggcccaccttttgttgggttgaaaaaatgtCAACCCAACCCAGTTAAATTGTGTGACGGGCCGGGCCGACCCGAcgggcctaacccaaattgacggctctaatTCAAATCAGTGAGTCCAGATCTCGAAAGTAAATTAGAAGCATACTTGGCTTGAGAAAAATAATAACTATCAGAAGTAGAAGATATTTCAAGACCAAGAAAGTAACTTAGCGGCCCTAAGTCTTTCATCTCAAAATGTTGACTGAGATAGTTTTGCAAGTCCGAAATAGCGAGATGATCATCACCTGTAATGATCATATCATCCACGTAATAACAAAAGAACAATACCCTTGTTTGTCCGACGAAGAAATAAATCAGAATCATGAGAACTTGAGGTAAAACCAAATCGTGTAATGGTAGAGCTGAATTTTGCAAACCAAGCGCGGGGAGCTTGTTTAAGGCCATACAAAGCTCGACGGAGAAGACAAACTTTCTGTGGGGGGTAATCGTATCCGGGAGGAGGCTTTGTAGTAAACCcaaattccattttaagataataatatgttaaacatgatttaggattggtaattaaccaatttcggggtttaatcggacttcagaatcaagaattggattttcatttttgagttatacacttgagggccctatcggttataatcgaggttctggaataaccaaggtgtggttatagacATCCGGGACCAACGACTCCAAaaggctatctacggacgaaggtatggtccgggaatctatttaagttttgggagtacttattaacttagttaaggcttatagaacttatgtagtgatacggtgaa
It encodes:
- the LOC140892077 gene encoding uncharacterized protein; this encodes MRNADGEHFGSKKSDSFKAPRYVDTRMDELFPVTKNNTILKLLSRNKNPKETVCNEYVDSLKASVEPMDLNGNHHTQNSSVDDTVASGSSKNHSNQASNTSKNCNKITFQSVRELSLGGDKLNRSSFVDMDKALKGLVSSEPHGLSAQLVDSVDNIGQVTPKSFCSEFHVPGDNIPLDLTLKTTMRVLSTSSVNWFHRLTNCGLSNGLSQFTSVGCTSQSTGCTSEPTFNCQSRNPLTFHSWIHPQSILPRSVIAALTSTAGGQMDFLSNRQQAWEDSFRCLYYMLRKKLCKIFYVCTEQFVVMFTGLCRPKETKCSCLAYVSQSTTNLRSLLKEHGACFSMPLCHTKVEEASAEDLVELSEIRKYNLGQARSMETMTGIDKSPQSLLMFTGNKNIHALYDFLLNYRFFLTSLTGGDVPMLYSPVAFEHAALSAPEVRCRQLRKADCISLQQKESDMNSAPYSDSSSGICNSIDIRDVYLPPWVICGICNAMRSNGVDFQASFVTESTSIGLNIGLGIAKEQPAQQAVADKPLQESSNSFDIPYATCSPHTQNAFLKGLRYSGGSYTASVSPVV